A region of Piscinibacter gummiphilus DNA encodes the following proteins:
- a CDS encoding lipocalin family protein translates to MSTTFLQRLSGAVTLAGLLALNAVFAAPPVTSVPKVDLARYAGTWYELARLPNRFQERCTGDVTATYTPNPDGSVGVVNRCRESSGKYQVSEGRATPAPGVDTGAQLKVSFLPSWLQWFPLGRGDYWVVLLDPEYRYSVVSEPGREYLWILARAPSMDAAVYDSLIEQLRAAGYPVERLVRTPHAVVPPPTATIPAPPDRSKAL, encoded by the coding sequence ATGAGCACCACCTTCCTGCAGCGCCTGTCCGGTGCCGTGACCCTCGCCGGGCTGCTGGCCCTGAACGCGGTGTTCGCGGCGCCGCCGGTCACCAGCGTGCCGAAGGTGGATCTCGCCCGCTACGCCGGCACCTGGTACGAGCTGGCCCGGCTGCCGAACCGCTTCCAGGAGCGGTGCACCGGCGACGTGACGGCCACGTACACGCCCAATCCGGACGGGTCCGTGGGGGTGGTCAACCGCTGCCGCGAAAGCAGCGGCAAGTACCAGGTCAGCGAAGGTCGCGCGACACCCGCGCCCGGCGTGGACACCGGCGCCCAGCTGAAGGTGAGTTTCCTGCCGAGCTGGCTGCAGTGGTTCCCGCTGGGGCGGGGCGACTACTGGGTCGTGCTGCTGGATCCCGAGTACCGCTACTCGGTGGTCAGCGAGCCCGGCCGCGAGTACCTGTGGATCCTGGCCCGGGCACCGTCCATGGACGCCGCGGTGTACGACTCGCTGATCGAGCAGTTGCGGGCCGCGGGTTACCCGGTCGAGCGCCTGGTGCGCACGCCGCACGCGGTGGTGCCGCCGCCCACGGCGACGATCCCGGCACCGCCGGACCGCTCGAAGGCGCTTTGA
- a CDS encoding YaeQ family protein, whose protein sequence is MALKATIYKANLQLADMDRNVYGDHGVTIARHPSETDERMMMRVLAFALNVPADNHNGDLDFAKSLWDTDEPDLWQKDLTGQIVHWIDVGQPDDKRMMKSSPKAERVSVYAFASSTPVWWSGVATKITRARNLTVWQVPAEQSQALAELAQRTMQLQVTVQDGTVWIGDGQRSVEVTPERLTPV, encoded by the coding sequence ATGGCGCTCAAGGCCACGATCTACAAAGCCAACCTCCAGCTCGCCGACATGGACCGTAACGTCTATGGCGACCACGGCGTCACGATCGCCCGGCACCCGTCCGAGACCGACGAACGCATGATGATGCGGGTGCTGGCCTTCGCGCTGAACGTGCCGGCCGACAACCACAACGGCGACCTCGACTTCGCGAAAAGCCTGTGGGACACCGACGAGCCCGACCTCTGGCAGAAGGACCTCACGGGCCAGATCGTCCACTGGATCGACGTGGGCCAGCCCGACGACAAGCGCATGATGAAGTCGAGCCCGAAGGCCGAACGCGTGTCCGTGTACGCCTTCGCGTCGAGCACGCCGGTGTGGTGGAGCGGCGTCGCCACGAAGATCACGCGCGCCCGCAACCTCACCGTGTGGCAGGTGCCGGCCGAGCAGAGCCAGGCGCTCGCCGAACTGGCGCAGCGCACGATGCAGCTGCAGGTGACGGTGCAGGACGGCACCGTGTGGATC
- a CDS encoding acyl-CoA thioesterase, with amino-acid sequence MSDLTSFAALLAARTHEAGSASVTFTIPEDWQQGRTTFGGLIATLAVQAMRDVAGGAWDAGVKLRALQVSFIGPVDKGPVRVDVQVLREGKSVRQVQALVVQGGQTAALLLGVFGAARETTVPVMAPERPAVARAPDDSQQLPFIPGVAPNFTQHFDFRWAEGRLPFTGADSWSSRMHLRLKSEPVDAELLTVLLADTPPSPVISRFTRPTPASSVSWELELRPVADAAQGEAWWRVDTDVIAAAGGYVNQVTKLWTPAGELASIGYQVVAVYG; translated from the coding sequence ATGTCCGACCTCACCTCCTTCGCCGCCCTCCTCGCCGCCCGCACCCACGAGGCCGGCAGCGCCAGCGTCACCTTCACGATCCCCGAGGACTGGCAGCAGGGCCGCACCACGTTCGGCGGCCTGATCGCCACGCTCGCGGTGCAGGCCATGCGCGACGTGGCCGGTGGGGCGTGGGACGCCGGCGTGAAGCTGCGTGCGCTGCAGGTGAGTTTCATCGGCCCCGTCGACAAGGGCCCCGTGCGCGTGGACGTGCAGGTGCTGCGCGAAGGCAAGAGCGTGCGCCAGGTGCAGGCGCTCGTGGTGCAGGGCGGGCAGACGGCCGCGTTGCTGCTGGGCGTGTTCGGCGCCGCGCGCGAGACCACGGTGCCGGTGATGGCGCCCGAGCGGCCCGCGGTGGCCAGGGCGCCGGACGATTCGCAGCAGCTGCCGTTCATCCCCGGCGTGGCCCCGAACTTCACGCAGCACTTCGACTTCCGCTGGGCCGAAGGCCGCCTGCCGTTCACCGGCGCCGACAGCTGGTCGAGCCGCATGCACCTGCGCCTCAAGAGCGAGCCTGTCGATGCCGAGCTGCTCACCGTCCTGCTCGCCGACACGCCGCCCTCCCCGGTCATCAGCCGCTTCACGCGGCCCACGCCGGCGAGTTCGGTGTCGTGGGAGCTCGAGTTGCGCCCGGTGGCCGACGCCGCGCAGGGCGAAGCCTGGTGGCGCGTGGACACCGACGTGATCGCCGCGGCCGGCGGCTACGTCAACCAGGTGACGAAACTGTGGACGCCGGCGGGTGAACTGGCGTCCATCGGTTACCAGGTGGTGGCCGTGTACGGCTGA
- a CDS encoding VOC family protein: MNLQTLEMKAYVPARDLTQSSDFYSALGFEVDRMSDAMAFVRFGSTAFLLQEFFVEQHAHNFMMHLIVENVDDWYANVMASGVVERFGVRVDPPQDQPWGLRDFPLVDPTGVLWRVAQEISA; the protein is encoded by the coding sequence ATGAACTTGCAGACCCTCGAAATGAAGGCCTACGTGCCCGCGCGCGACCTGACGCAGTCCTCCGACTTCTACAGTGCCCTCGGCTTCGAGGTGGACCGGATGTCGGACGCGATGGCCTTCGTGCGCTTCGGGTCCACCGCGTTCCTGCTGCAGGAGTTCTTCGTGGAGCAACACGCGCACAACTTCATGATGCACCTCATCGTGGAGAACGTGGACGACTGGTACGCGAACGTGATGGCGTCCGGCGTGGTCGAACGTTTCGGGGTGCGCGTGGACCCGCCGCAGGACCAGCCCTGGGGCCTGCGCGACTTCCCGCTGGTGGACCCCACCGGCGTGCTGTGGCGCGTGGCCCAGGAGATCAGCGCGTGA
- a CDS encoding NADP-dependent oxidoreductase — protein sequence MATSLMNHQIRLAARPTGLPTRANWQVTDEPVPALADGDVLIKVLVLSLDPAMRGWMNEGKSYIPPVGIGEVMRAGGIGVVIDSKNPAYQVGDHVTGTMGVQTHALVPASEMRRNGLAKIDAKAGSLTQWLNVLGMPGMTGYFGLMDVGQPKAGETLVVSGAAGAVGQTVGQLAKILGLRAVGIAGGKAKCDWVVDELGFDACIDYKAGPIKDALRQACPNGVDIYFDNVGGEILDTVLTRINRKARIVICGAISQYNNTTPVKGPSNYMSLLVNRARMEGIVVFDYADRYPQAIAEMAGYLRDGRMKSKEDVVDGIDTFPETLLKLFNGENFGKLVLKVADA from the coding sequence ATGGCCACCTCGCTGATGAACCACCAGATCCGCCTCGCCGCCCGGCCCACGGGCCTGCCCACCCGCGCCAACTGGCAGGTCACCGACGAACCGGTGCCCGCCCTCGCCGACGGCGACGTGCTGATCAAGGTGCTCGTGCTGTCCCTCGACCCGGCCATGCGCGGCTGGATGAACGAAGGCAAGAGCTACATCCCCCCGGTGGGCATCGGCGAGGTGATGCGCGCCGGCGGCATCGGTGTCGTGATCGACTCGAAGAACCCGGCCTACCAGGTGGGCGACCACGTCACCGGCACCATGGGCGTGCAGACCCACGCCCTCGTGCCCGCGAGCGAGATGCGCCGCAACGGCCTCGCGAAGATCGACGCGAAGGCCGGCTCCCTCACGCAGTGGCTCAACGTGCTGGGCATGCCCGGCATGACCGGCTACTTCGGCCTGATGGACGTGGGCCAGCCGAAGGCGGGCGAGACCCTCGTGGTGTCGGGCGCCGCCGGCGCCGTGGGCCAGACCGTGGGCCAGCTCGCGAAGATCCTCGGCCTGCGCGCCGTGGGCATCGCCGGCGGCAAGGCCAAGTGCGACTGGGTCGTCGACGAACTCGGCTTCGACGCCTGCATCGACTACAAGGCCGGCCCCATCAAGGACGCGCTGCGCCAGGCCTGCCCGAACGGCGTCGACATCTACTTCGACAACGTGGGCGGCGAGATCCTCGACACGGTGCTGACGCGCATCAACCGCAAGGCCCGCATCGTGATCTGCGGTGCCATCAGCCAGTACAACAACACCACGCCGGTCAAGGGCCCGTCGAACTACATGTCGCTGCTCGTGAACCGCGCGCGCATGGAGGGCATCGTCGTGTTCGACTACGCGGACCGCTACCCGCAAGCCATCGCCGAGATGGCGGGCTACCTGCGCGACGGCCGCATGAAGAGCAAGGAGGACGTGGTCGACGGCATCGACACCTTCCCCGAGACCCTGCTGAAGCTCTTCAACGGCGAAAACTTCGGGAAGCTGGTGCTCAAGGTCGCGGACGCCTGA
- a CDS encoding PAS domain-containing protein, whose product MALPEGAALLDAVSDLLALLDAEGRVLWVNRSFERIGGRPAADVVQRPFVSLLHAEMPPPVTSEPWDPVQAALDGGDALPPDHLVPWTDGTGARRFGTLTLTPLAGGAGLPEAARWYAVLRDTTAHRELDAHATHLAELLDTAQDFGRLGIWERELPLGKGRWDRHMYRFFGLDPADGVPDFEVVASKIHPDDRPGQRYRASSNAAGRYSSRYRIALPGQPHRHVHAQWEVKNGLDGSPALVTGIMVDDTEVYDLAESFNKTSAQLKMAVDLGNIAIWRHDLRSNRFFYNDRAFEVVGIPPRPEGLDAEEVRALIHPDDLPQVFAAAEAALHSDRPVDMEARYRRSDGSWRYVLTRRMLRRDEHGDPVEFVGVALDVSEQVEKNRHASEMAKRLEIAASASGMGVWSRDPVTRRAEWNSQMYEIVGRSPAQGLPSRHEWVEEIIHPDDRVLMRNAHAEMLASNGTTIEHQYRIRRPDGEVRWLVNRARHEVRDGHSMLFGITMDITQRVETETALRQANERIALAAHGAGIGTWERDVRTDAVQWDAQMFLLRGLDPDAGADVDRLRIELCHPDDLPRILEVNETSVRDHRMCTYEFRVRLPDGNWRWLASRSVPVYDAHGEAVRQIGVNWDIHERVMAEAERQDKLVAQRESEAKSQFLARMSHELRTPLNAVLGFAQLLQLGAGLDAEQREKLEHIHSAGEHLLSLINDVLDLSSLEQGQLRVDLQAVPLHDVLQESLPLVDSLAMRHGVTIALGSLPGVAFGDRTRIRQVVINLLTNGIKYNRRSGGRASVRSEVGDTQVTLHVSDTGRGMTRQQLGQLFEPFNRLGVEREGIEGTGIGLAVVKALVERMGGSISVESEPGTGSTFTVRLPRFKEMPPVKASDLPAAAATAPAGPRRAGQLLYIEDNPINQILVEELVRGHAGLAIESSSNGMAGVRRAAELRPDLILIDIQLPDIDGFEVMRRLREQPATANIPCIALSANAMPEDIARALAAGFEDYWTKPIAFTNFLSALERLFPEGLAAVTR is encoded by the coding sequence ATGGCCCTGCCCGAGGGGGCCGCACTGCTCGATGCGGTGTCCGACCTTCTGGCACTGCTCGACGCCGAAGGCCGCGTGCTGTGGGTCAACCGCAGTTTCGAGCGCATCGGCGGCCGCCCCGCTGCCGACGTGGTGCAACGCCCGTTCGTCTCCCTGCTGCACGCCGAGATGCCGCCGCCGGTCACCAGCGAACCCTGGGACCCGGTGCAGGCCGCGCTCGACGGCGGTGACGCCCTGCCCCCCGACCACCTCGTTCCCTGGACCGACGGCACCGGCGCCCGCCGCTTCGGCACCCTCACGCTGACACCCTTGGCGGGCGGCGCGGGCCTGCCCGAGGCCGCCCGGTGGTACGCGGTCCTGCGCGACACCACCGCGCACCGCGAACTCGACGCCCACGCCACCCACCTCGCCGAGCTGCTCGACACCGCCCAGGACTTCGGCCGCCTGGGCATCTGGGAGCGCGAACTGCCGCTCGGCAAGGGCCGCTGGGACCGCCACATGTACCGTTTCTTCGGCCTCGACCCGGCCGACGGCGTGCCCGACTTCGAGGTGGTGGCCAGCAAGATCCACCCTGACGACCGCCCCGGCCAGCGCTACCGCGCGTCCAGCAACGCGGCCGGCCGCTACTCCAGCCGCTACCGCATCGCCCTGCCCGGCCAGCCGCACCGCCACGTCCACGCCCAGTGGGAAGTCAAGAACGGGCTCGACGGCAGCCCGGCGCTCGTCACCGGCATCATGGTCGACGACACCGAGGTGTACGACCTCGCCGAGTCGTTCAACAAGACCAGCGCCCAGTTGAAGATGGCCGTCGACCTCGGCAACATCGCCATCTGGCGGCACGACCTGCGCAGCAACCGCTTCTTCTACAACGACCGCGCCTTCGAGGTGGTGGGCATCCCGCCGCGCCCCGAGGGGCTCGACGCCGAGGAAGTGCGCGCCCTCATCCATCCGGACGACCTGCCGCAGGTGTTCGCCGCCGCCGAGGCCGCGCTGCACTCCGACCGCCCCGTCGACATGGAGGCGCGCTACCGGCGCTCCGACGGCAGCTGGCGCTACGTGCTCACGCGCCGCATGCTGCGCCGCGACGAACACGGCGACCCGGTCGAGTTCGTGGGCGTGGCGCTCGACGTGAGCGAGCAGGTCGAGAAGAACCGGCACGCGAGCGAGATGGCCAAGCGCCTGGAAATCGCCGCGTCGGCCTCGGGCATGGGCGTGTGGAGCCGCGACCCCGTCACCCGGCGCGCCGAGTGGAACTCGCAGATGTACGAGATCGTCGGGCGCTCGCCGGCCCAGGGCCTGCCCTCGCGCCACGAATGGGTCGAGGAGATCATCCACCCCGACGACCGGGTGCTGATGCGCAACGCCCACGCCGAGATGCTGGCGTCCAACGGCACCACCATCGAGCACCAGTACCGCATCCGCCGCCCCGATGGCGAGGTGCGCTGGCTCGTCAACCGCGCGCGCCACGAGGTGCGCGACGGCCACTCGATGCTCTTCGGCATCACGATGGACATCACGCAGCGCGTCGAGACCGAGACCGCGCTGCGCCAGGCCAACGAACGCATCGCCCTCGCGGCCCACGGCGCCGGCATCGGCACCTGGGAGCGCGACGTGCGCACCGACGCGGTCCAGTGGGACGCCCAGATGTTCCTGCTGCGCGGCCTCGACCCCGACGCGGGCGCCGACGTGGACCGCCTGCGCATCGAGCTGTGCCACCCCGACGACCTGCCGCGCATCCTCGAGGTCAACGAGACCTCCGTGCGCGACCACCGCATGTGCACCTACGAGTTCCGCGTGCGCCTGCCCGACGGCAACTGGCGGTGGCTCGCCTCGCGTTCGGTGCCCGTCTACGACGCCCACGGCGAGGCCGTGCGCCAGATCGGCGTGAACTGGGACATCCACGAACGCGTGATGGCCGAAGCCGAACGCCAGGACAAGCTCGTCGCCCAGCGCGAGAGCGAGGCCAAGTCGCAGTTCCTCGCGCGCATGAGCCACGAGCTGCGCACGCCGCTCAACGCCGTGCTCGGCTTCGCGCAGCTGCTGCAGCTGGGCGCGGGGCTCGATGCCGAGCAGCGCGAAAAGCTCGAGCACATCCACTCGGCCGGCGAACACCTGCTGTCCCTCATCAACGACGTGCTCGACCTGTCGAGCCTCGAGCAGGGCCAGCTGCGCGTGGACCTGCAGGCCGTGCCGCTGCACGACGTGCTGCAGGAATCGCTGCCCCTGGTGGACTCGCTGGCGATGCGCCACGGCGTGACCATCGCGCTCGGCTCGCTGCCTGGCGTCGCGTTCGGCGACCGCACCCGCATCCGGCAGGTCGTCATCAACCTGCTCACCAACGGCATCAAGTACAACCGCCGCAGCGGCGGCCGCGCCAGCGTGCGCTCCGAAGTGGGCGACACGCAGGTCACGCTGCACGTGAGCGACACCGGCCGCGGCATGACGCGGCAGCAGCTCGGGCAGCTCTTCGAGCCGTTCAACCGCCTGGGCGTCGAGCGCGAGGGCATCGAGGGCACCGGCATCGGCCTGGCCGTCGTGAAGGCGCTCGTCGAGCGCATGGGCGGATCCATCTCGGTGGAGAGCGAACCCGGCACCGGGTCCACCTTCACGGTGAGGCTGCCCCGGTTCAAGGAGATGCCGCCGGTGAAGGCCAGCGACCTCCCCGCCGCCGCCGCCACCGCGCCGGCCGGCCCGCGCCGCGCCGGGCAGTTGCTCTACATCGAGGACAACCCGATCAACCAGATCCTGGTCGAGGAACTGGTGCGCGGCCACGCGGGCCTCGCCATCGAGTCCAGCTCGAACGGCATGGCGGGCGTGCGCCGCGCGGCCGAGCTGCGCCCCGACCTGATCCTGATCGACATCCAGCTCCCCGACATCGACGGCTTCGAGGTGATGCGGCGCCTGCGCGAACAGCCGGCCACGGCCAACATCCCGTGCATCGCGCTGTCGGCCAACGCCATGCCGGAAGACATCGCGCGGGCATTGGCCGCGGGGTTCGAGGACTACTGGACCAAGCCCATCGCGTTCACCAACTTCCTGTCGGCGCTGGAGCGCCTGTTCCCCGAGGGCCTGGCGGCGGTCACGCGCTGA
- a CDS encoding ubiquitin family protein, giving the protein MRLGKWLLGVLVLGLLVAAYFAIVINWNYASGERAGWVQKLSNKGWLCKTWEGELALVSLPGSTPEKFQFTIHDDAVAAQVNAVMGQRVSLHYVQKVGLPTTCFGETRHYVTGVRVQDEIPLAPGVVVPKRPPPAASAP; this is encoded by the coding sequence ATGCGTCTTGGTAAATGGCTGCTCGGCGTGCTGGTGCTGGGCCTTCTGGTGGCGGCCTATTTCGCCATCGTGATCAACTGGAACTACGCGAGCGGCGAACGCGCCGGCTGGGTCCAGAAGCTCTCGAACAAGGGCTGGCTCTGCAAGACGTGGGAGGGCGAACTCGCCCTGGTCTCGCTGCCGGGCAGCACGCCCGAGAAGTTCCAGTTCACGATCCACGACGACGCCGTGGCGGCCCAGGTCAATGCCGTGATGGGCCAGCGCGTGTCGCTGCACTACGTGCAGAAGGTGGGCCTGCCCACCACCTGCTTCGGCGAGACCCGCCACTACGTGACCGGCGTGCGCGTGCAGGACGAGATCCCGCTGGCGCCGGGCGTGGTGGTGCCGAAGCGGCCGCCCCCCGCCGCCTCGGCGCCCTGA
- a CDS encoding cold-shock protein: MTTQIQTGTVKWFNESKGYGFIAQDAGGADLFAHFRDIAGSGFKTLLENQRVEFEVKQGQKGLQAANIRVI, translated from the coding sequence ATGACGACCCAAATCCAAACCGGTACCGTGAAGTGGTTCAACGAGAGCAAGGGCTACGGCTTCATCGCTCAGGACGCCGGCGGCGCCGACCTCTTCGCGCACTTCCGTGACATCGCCGGCTCCGGCTTCAAGACGCTGCTGGAAAACCAGCGCGTCGAGTTCGAAGTGAAGCAAGGCCAGAAGGGCCTGCAGGCCGCGAACATCCGCGTGATCTGA